A genomic region of Mesobacillus jeotgali contains the following coding sequences:
- a CDS encoding GerAB/ArcD/ProY family transporter: MQQPVPERLQVSPFLVLYLIMSMQIGIGVLGYQRIIAKDAGYDAWISVLAAGLSIHIIIWMIYKICGTVEGDIVAANAFVFGKKIGNVLSSVFIFYLLIFALAVLRTFIEVIQVWMFPEISTFWYSLVFLFLSVYIVFGGFRTVTGIAFFCIVLPSYLLLTFGFALKYAEFRNLLPIFDHSLKEFATSAYNMSLTYIGFEIPLFFYPFIKDAPKSQKWAHLGVFLTTIIYTVLAIITFTYFSEAQLAKSIWATLEMWKIVSMPFVERFEYIGIANWNLIILPNICIALWGGSMILKRAYKLRQKKGVIVLALICLVAVSFFDTRAKINLLNDWTAKIGFAVTYIYIPILFIATLIAKKVKNKNEN, encoded by the coding sequence ATGCAGCAGCCAGTACCCGAAAGATTGCAAGTTTCACCATTTCTCGTTCTCTACTTAATCATGTCCATGCAGATTGGCATCGGAGTCCTTGGCTACCAGCGAATCATCGCGAAGGATGCTGGCTATGATGCATGGATATCGGTCCTTGCTGCTGGCCTGAGTATCCATATTATCATTTGGATGATTTATAAAATTTGCGGTACGGTTGAAGGGGATATTGTTGCTGCCAATGCCTTTGTTTTCGGTAAAAAAATCGGCAATGTCTTAAGTTCTGTTTTTATCTTCTACCTGCTAATTTTTGCTTTGGCTGTCTTAAGGACATTTATCGAAGTCATTCAGGTATGGATGTTCCCAGAGATCAGTACTTTCTGGTACAGCCTTGTCTTTTTGTTTCTGTCTGTTTATATCGTATTTGGCGGTTTTCGGACCGTCACAGGTATTGCTTTTTTCTGTATAGTCCTGCCGAGCTATCTGCTGCTGACATTCGGGTTCGCGCTCAAGTATGCAGAATTCAGGAATCTACTGCCAATTTTTGATCATTCTCTTAAAGAATTCGCTACTAGTGCATATAACATGTCACTTACCTATATCGGATTCGAAATACCCTTGTTTTTCTACCCTTTTATAAAAGATGCACCCAAGTCCCAGAAGTGGGCACATTTAGGGGTCTTTTTGACGACAATCATCTACACTGTCCTAGCAATTATTACTTTCACTTATTTTTCAGAAGCTCAGCTGGCCAAATCCATCTGGGCCACACTGGAAATGTGGAAGATTGTCAGCATGCCATTTGTAGAGCGTTTTGAATATATCGGTATTGCCAACTGGAACTTGATCATCCTGCCAAATATATGCATAGCACTTTGGGGAGGCAGCATGATTTTAAAGAGGGCATATAAACTGCGCCAAAAGAAAGGCGTTATAGTATTAGCGCTGATCTGTCTGGTTGCCGTTTCCTTTTTTGATACTCGTGCGAAAATCAATCTTTTAAATGATTGGACTGCAAAAATTGGCTTCGCTGTTACCTATATTTATATCCCGATTTTATTTATCGCCACTTTGATCGCCAAGAAGGTGAAGAATAAAAATGAGAATTAG
- a CDS encoding Ger(x)C family spore germination protein — protein sequence MRIRSFFLVLAAVITLSGCVEKEIIDDVNIEMGVGYDLVEDDKIEGTVMIPIFNPDKKIGNFTYSATATSSRDLIQEIQRKSAQPLVTGSLEIALFGEGIARKGIREFTDAFERDASIGARVYFAVADESAKRILSGTYGNRGNAVHLSQLIEHNMETRNIPITNMHLFLFDLYQEGKDPYLPILKKVEPEIIDIVGIALFKDDKLMSELPPEKMFFFKLLTDKFSEGAFKLDVGKEKVVIKDLDSKHKIKLTKKDPYSITVEIKIKGLIREYTGRIVTPEIIKKIEKEFEDQVNKEASAMIKDFQEQGIDPVGFGQFIKSKTRGFDFKRWEDEYKNLTVNVQTDMIITEVGIVE from the coding sequence ATGAGAATTAGAAGTTTTTTTTTGGTTTTAGCAGCAGTCATCACACTTTCAGGTTGTGTCGAAAAAGAAATCATTGATGATGTCAATATTGAGATGGGCGTTGGCTATGATTTAGTTGAGGATGACAAAATTGAAGGTACGGTCATGATTCCCATTTTCAATCCTGATAAAAAAATCGGCAATTTCACCTATTCCGCGACTGCCACGAGCAGCAGGGATCTCATACAGGAAATTCAGCGAAAATCGGCTCAGCCACTCGTAACTGGGTCATTGGAAATTGCTTTATTCGGAGAAGGCATTGCCAGAAAGGGAATTAGAGAGTTTACAGATGCATTCGAACGCGATGCAAGCATCGGTGCGAGGGTTTATTTTGCTGTCGCTGATGAGTCAGCAAAACGCATCTTATCAGGGACGTATGGCAACAGGGGAAACGCAGTCCATTTATCCCAGCTGATTGAGCACAATATGGAAACACGGAATATTCCAATTACAAACATGCACCTTTTTTTATTTGACCTCTATCAGGAAGGGAAAGACCCCTACCTTCCTATTTTAAAAAAGGTAGAGCCCGAAATTATTGATATAGTTGGGATTGCTTTATTTAAAGATGATAAGCTCATGAGCGAACTCCCGCCAGAAAAAATGTTCTTCTTTAAGCTGCTTACAGACAAGTTCAGCGAAGGGGCATTTAAACTGGATGTCGGTAAGGAGAAAGTGGTAATAAAAGATTTGGATTCAAAACATAAAATCAAACTGACGAAAAAGGATCCCTATAGCATTACCGTAGAAATCAAGATCAAAGGCCTGATTCGTGAATACACAGGACGTATTGTAACACCAGAGATTATTAAGAAGATCGAAAAAGAATTCGAAGATCAGGTCAACAAAGAAGCCAGCGCGATGATCAAGGATTTCCAGGAGCAGGGCATCGATCCCGTGGGATTTGGCCAGTTCATCAAAAGCAAAACAAGAGGCTTCGATTTTAAAAGATGGGAAGACGAATATAAGAATTTAACCGTCAATGTTCAAACCGATATGATTATAACTGAGGTAGGAATTGTTGAGTAG
- a CDS encoding FtsW/RodA/SpoVE family cell cycle protein — MTSNPKTNSRLDYGLVTILILLFLSSCVAIYSAQTTGQYGSENFLIKQIIWYVIGAGIITAVITLDSDQLQKLSWYAYGFGLVLLAGLIVAPSTIAPVINGAKSWYRVPAMGTLQPSELVKVFIILALARVIVDHHQKYRLKTIQSDFWLLLKIGIVTMVPLMLVMQQPDLGTSLVYIAIMLGMIFISGITWKLLVPIFGTGLTLISIIFYFVIWKPEILEKYLGVKEYQFGRIYSWLDPYNYQSTTGFQLTRSLLAIGSGETVGKGYGTREVYLPESHTDFIFSIIGEEFGFVGASIIVSLFFLLIYQITKIGMETKNDFYTYICVGVISMITFHVFQNIGMTIGLLPITGIPLPFISYGGSSLMGNMLAVSLIFSIRYHYKKYMFSTTA, encoded by the coding sequence ATGACTTCGAATCCAAAAACGAATTCCCGGCTCGACTATGGGCTGGTTACGATATTGATCCTATTATTTCTTTCAAGCTGCGTTGCCATTTACAGTGCCCAGACGACGGGACAGTATGGCTCTGAAAACTTTTTAATAAAGCAAATTATCTGGTATGTCATTGGCGCCGGCATCATAACCGCGGTCATTACCCTCGATTCTGACCAGCTGCAAAAATTGAGCTGGTACGCGTACGGCTTTGGGTTGGTCCTGCTGGCAGGACTTATCGTGGCACCTTCAACGATTGCTCCTGTCATCAATGGAGCAAAAAGCTGGTACAGGGTGCCGGCAATGGGTACCCTGCAGCCGTCGGAGTTAGTGAAGGTGTTCATCATCCTGGCGCTTGCGAGGGTGATTGTCGACCACCATCAGAAATATCGGCTTAAAACGATTCAATCGGACTTTTGGCTTTTGCTCAAAATCGGTATTGTCACGATGGTGCCGCTCATGCTCGTCATGCAGCAGCCTGACCTTGGTACATCGCTTGTTTATATTGCAATCATGCTTGGGATGATATTTATTTCCGGTATCACCTGGAAGCTGCTTGTGCCAATTTTTGGGACAGGCCTAACTCTGATTTCGATCATATTCTATTTTGTGATCTGGAAGCCTGAAATCCTTGAAAAATATCTCGGAGTGAAGGAATATCAATTCGGGAGGATCTATTCCTGGCTTGACCCTTATAATTACCAGAGCACAACCGGCTTCCAGCTGACGAGGTCGCTGCTGGCCATCGGTTCAGGTGAAACAGTGGGGAAGGGCTATGGAACAAGGGAAGTGTACCTGCCAGAGAGTCATACTGACTTCATATTCAGCATCATCGGCGAGGAGTTCGGCTTCGTCGGTGCAAGTATCATCGTAAGCTTGTTTTTCCTGCTGATTTATCAAATCACAAAAATCGGCATGGAAACGAAAAACGATTTCTATACTTACATCTGTGTCGGTGTCATCAGCATGATCACCTTCCACGTATTTCAGAATATCGGGATGACCATTGGCCTGTTGCCAATCACGGGTATTCCTCTCCCGTTCATCAGCTACGGCGGAAGTTCGCTCATGGGAAATATGCTCGCTGTAAGCTTGATTTTCTCGATACGGTACCATTATAAGAAATACATGTTCTCGACCACTGCTTAA
- a CDS encoding undecaprenyl-diphosphate phosphatase — translation MLSKIEAFFLGIIQGLTEFLPISSTGHLYLGRNLFGLEEAGLLLDTMLHVGTLLAVFVFYRYEFIKILKNPFGKLTFLLVIGTLPAVVVGLLFEDYFDGISKTGVTIGWEFLITGTLMWFADSIKNGRKKMDDISYTDALVIGSFQAAAIFPAISRSGLTIVAALWRKLDRETAAYFSFLLSTPAILGAIVLQGKDLFSGGSETISLQALVIGIISAAIFGYIAVKWMIGYLKNHSLKPFAIYVWIMGLVVLYFQFTGQF, via the coding sequence ATGCTTTCAAAAATTGAAGCTTTCTTTCTTGGGATTATCCAGGGGCTGACTGAGTTTTTGCCGATCAGCAGTACCGGACACCTTTATCTGGGCAGGAATTTATTCGGTCTTGAAGAGGCCGGCCTGCTGCTCGACACGATGCTTCACGTGGGTACGCTGCTTGCGGTGTTTGTGTTTTATAGATATGAATTCATCAAGATATTAAAAAATCCGTTTGGAAAGCTCACCTTCCTTCTTGTTATCGGTACGCTGCCGGCTGTCGTTGTCGGATTGCTGTTTGAGGATTATTTTGATGGAATTTCAAAGACAGGAGTCACGATTGGCTGGGAATTCCTGATTACCGGTACTTTGATGTGGTTTGCAGATTCGATCAAAAATGGCCGCAAAAAGATGGATGATATCAGCTATACGGATGCGCTGGTGATTGGCAGCTTCCAGGCGGCGGCAATTTTTCCGGCGATTTCCCGATCCGGCTTGACGATTGTCGCCGCGCTTTGGCGTAAGCTCGACCGTGAGACAGCGGCCTACTTCTCTTTCCTGCTTTCAACGCCTGCGATTCTGGGAGCGATTGTCCTGCAGGGAAAAGATCTTTTCAGCGGCGGAAGTGAGACTATTTCACTTCAGGCACTGGTGATCGGCATCATTTCAGCAGCGATTTTCGGTTATATTGCCGTGAAATGGATGATTGGCTATTTGAAAAATCATTCTTTGAAGCCTTTTGCTATTTATGTGTGGATAATGGGGCTTGTTGTTTTGTATTTTCAGTTCACAGGGCAGTTCTAA